The Bicyclus anynana chromosome 4, ilBicAnyn1.1, whole genome shotgun sequence DNA window TATACTACTAATACACATCTTAGGCCTAAATGTGATCTTAGTATACCTACTAATGAATGATGTCATTTAGTTAATAAGTAACAAGGCTGTTTTAATGAATTTCTGCAGTTCAAATTTAGTTACTTTATGACTCCAAACAAATAACTTTATTGATATATCataatctttcttttttttcattcatcattgtttgatgatatattaatttataaatcacaTACCTTTTAATGACATTCTCTCTAGCCAACGGCTTGAATCTGAACTTGGAGCATCGACTGGTGATAGGTGGAATAATTCTGGACACATAATTGCAAATGAGACAAAAGCGTGTTGTACGAGTCTCTCTTTCCATAGTGCGACGCAATGCTGCTTGAGCCGCTGTAGTCATTGAATCTGCCTCATCAAGTATCACTAATTTGTATGGAGGGCAAGGTCTGCcactgaaataaattatagaacttTGATTAaggattttaaataaatgtattactattatattattattgttacagtttttctacagaaataaaatcGGCAATGTaagaaataaacatttattatcatattaatatACAAGCAGATGCCAGGGTTTCACCCATTTAGTTTGTTCCCATGGGaacatggggataaaatatagtctatgatcACCAATAATGTAACttactattggtaaaagatAAGTTcaatagattcagagattacaactttaaactttaataaaataaaaacaggcttcattttcaaattttgtactttatttaatacatattttaacaaCCTCAACTTTATCTCCTTTCAATGTTAGTACAGACGAGGAGATACTCAGGTATCTGTATCTATGTGGAAACTTTGTACCATGACATACAACACATATAAACGTTCTTTTTAATTACGACAAAAaggcaaaagtaaaaaaaaaaacgccgaGCTCTTTCTACAATAATTGCTCATTGGTTCCATGGTTTGCGACATCTCCATAGATTGTTGAAAACACCATTAAAATCTGTTGCATAGCcaaaacattttgtaaaatgtacTTACTCAGGTCTGGTGCTGCTAACAGTCAATTGTGCGAACGATTTCACTTTGTCGCGGATGACTTGTATGCCTCTTTCGTCAGAGGCATTTAGCTCTAATACACGATCTCTTGTAATATCTCCGAAGAGTTGCCTAGCCGCTGCGAGAATGGCGCTCGTCTTGCCAGTCCCTGGTGGCCCATAAAACAACAAATGCGGGAGATCTCCTCCGGCCAAACATTCTCTGAGCACTTGAATAACCTCACCTTGGTCAACGATGTCATCTATTGTTTTTGGACggctaaaatgtaaataaagtgtaaaatgttaaataccacacaaaatacattaaattgtgatggcaattaaaaaattataaatgagtcCAACTTACTATTTTTCTACCCAAGGCGCGGGAGGTTTTTTCTTGCTAGGTTTAACACCTGACGAGGATGGCTTATCAGCGCTGGATATTTTTCCAGTTTTCAAGAACGCttgcattttattaattatttaactaaataagcAATACCAATATGAAAGTAAGGTATAATAACTtttaacaaattacaaaataattttccgGCGGCAAAATGAATGTGTTTTGACATTTGAATTTTGACGTCAACGTTATTACGTTTGAATGTAATATGACATTGACAAATGACAGTGACGGATTGTGGGATTGGTAGACCGCTTCCTATAgacaatgtttttgttttcagggttacatttttaaccaactATATAAAAAGAGATTGTTCTATGTTTGGCCGTCAAAATACGAACATTTCTCGTGTTATAAATTTTCGTGTATGGAGAATTTTGCGCCAAACAATAACatgtttttattatctatatttctataagcttcgaccaacaccttaagaagcttttgcttagctgctggatcaagggtcggatacagaaggcagtgatacTTGGAGACAGCCCATAGTGTGAGGAGGTTCCTAACCTCCTGAGTAAGTATGTTCCTTGTTCTTAACTGTGGAAGTTGGAACCCTGACCGCCCGCGCCGGTTGATTGGGCACTCAAAATGTAACGCAGCGGGGgagtttttttcttaaaaaattttaatctttGACATTAtagatgtttgtatgtatgtatgattttaaaagtgttttgtattatattttgattaacattgttaaaattttttaaaaggaataaatgatgatgatgaatgaaatgatagagtaaaaatatgttgaaattttttttttgttaatgtacAAAAGATATGTAGTCAAATCcatgaaaaaagtttttttgtcTATGGGCAAaaaaatgacattgacaatgacaattgGACTTGTTTTTTTTAGCGGGAAAGGGAAataatttttggtaaatatttatattatttaatttagaatagAATCACAATCTAAATGTGAATTAAATTAACTATATAAAATGGGCACGAGATCAAAAAAAAAGGCGTTAATTTCGGACACAAAAGATTCAATTATAAGGAAACGCGTAGAGAACTCTTGGATCCTGTTTATCAAAGgttaattaagtttttatatgttgtacctatgataattatatactatagataattttatatataggttatgttcctacaaaatcaccgcaaaagtgatccgaaaaTAATATCCGGCttcaacactgagcgcacacatgcacaagtttgtgtttaattatattttgtttaacgttcgttgttgaccacaacttacattgagttgtgtatattatttattgccaTATTTCCACTGTGATTATGTGgataatactaaaaaaattttatacctgtcactcatcatcatcatcatataagccgatggacgtccactgcaggacataggccttttgtagggactcccaACAACCTATTactattcatatttaattttaatacttttagtCTTAATGTTTACAGAATCATTGCTGGATAATGATAACTTTAGAATTGTCACACTGCCACATCCAGCGCATGGGAATCCAGCAAAATATGTTCTGGATAATCTTCATCATAAAATGTATGAGGTTGTTACCTTCAGTGAGCCATACAGATCCTGGTTCATTGATGATACAGTGAAGTCTGATGGCAGTGTTATGATGGTGACACCGTTTAATCCATTGTTTTTAGGTTTGTCTTCAATACTTTCATATATTCACcaaatatagtttattttcttaTGTACATAGATTTTCTAATGGAAGCAGGATTTATCTTGTATGCCAATTAGCAGGTTTATGTTTatgtaagggttcatttactcAAGCAGCAACTGCAGTTGTCACTTACACTAAAATACCAAACTTATAAGTAGTAAATTAGTATCTGAAGTTCAGGGTTTTAGTGATAGAATTAGTGTGTTAGAAGATTTTGATagacaaattttaatatttataacagtCAGTTATTTCAACTTCCAATTAGGCTTAAAGTTGTTAACTAATATCTGTGAAATTAAAAACTGTTGTAATAATTACATGTTACCTATTAATTgtctattttttatagttttaccaAGATTGAGAGAACAGTGTGCAAACAGAGCTATACCTCTGGAAGATTTATTATCAGAGAAGGGTTTTGACAAAATCTTGGATTTCATCCCAAATTTAGATGCTGTCGCAGATTTAAAGGTATTGGTAAAatatcggactcatcactgaggggtctGGTCCctgctccgttggtctattgtcgtacccactcctgatacagttagtcccaactagttggaggggaatgggaatattgatcatatttaaaaagatatgacaaaaattcttttttaaaaaaaaataatacaagtaaaaaaattgttaatataattctgtaaaaataatttaaattaatccaaCATGCACATTAGTTTTGATAAACAACACATAATTTTAGTTGTGCATTTGGTAGGTAATATCACTTGTAATTACTATAGTGTAATATTGTGGTAAAAAACTTTGTGAAGTGAATGAATGAGTAATTAAATGGTTTAACTTTCAGGGTCCACAAGATATAAAagcatataaatataatgaagaAAAGACATTAAATTGGTTGGAAAACAAAATACGTAAATTGGCTGTTGTGTTGAGAGAAAAAAATGTCCATGTAACATCTGGAGCGGTGTCAGCAACCTTTGTATCAAGCAATGTCAACAATGAAAATATTGACGATGGTATGAAAAATCAGTAAGGGTCCATTccgggcatgcacatccaacttttcagttgtgtgcattttaagaaattaaataccacgtgtctcaaacagtgaaggaaaaacatcatgagaggaaacctgcattccatggaattttctcaattctctgcatgtgtgaagtctgccaatccacattgagccagcatggcaaactattggactaacccctctcattcttagaggagtctcgagctcagcagtgagcctaatatgggttgataatgatgaataaaaaaaaatcagtatatatttttatatgggGAATCCCCTATTTGTCAATCAAAGagagaaaagtaaataaatagacaCAGAAAAAAGAAATGgaattttcttttacaatttataaatcaaaaatgATTCATGATCATGATACACTTCACAAATCAAAGGACACTCCATCCATTTCCATCTGTCTACCCATTTATTTATCTGTAAATTGATGGTAAATtgaaaatagtattttatttattgagtgTTGCCAGCTTGCAACACCTTATTTTGCCAACACCAAATTTCACAGGAGCTGATCTTATCAAAGCTCACATGAGACTtcctttctttattttatttacattaggtTTACTTTAGGTCTAGCGGTAGCTGAAGCAACACACATTAACAAAAAGATTGTTGATAATTTAGtaagttttcaatttatttcagaGTTTTACCTAAGATATGCTCATGGGATGATATCAGACTATATTGAACAAGATATTGCTGATCTTCTGGAAAAGAAATTTGATTTTAAGGCTGAGCAAATTGAATATGTTGGCAACAAAAGAAAATCTGATGCAGAAGCAGAAGCAGTGAATAAAAGAGTTAAACTAGATTTGACTTTAAATGAAGAATCTGAAAacataaaactcaatttaaataacacaacaacagaaattaaaaaggaaaagcCGTTGACAGCAAAAGAAAAAGCTAGACAAAAAGCAGCTagtaaaactaaaactatttcatcatttttttgtaaaaagtgataaaaaatgtattgattaaataattttatttataatcgggattttgttttattttaaaatgctaaTTAATATTTCTGATTTCAATATAAATACCCAAGGATTTGtttatacaacaaaaaaagtattaatcattagtatttatcttatttgaagtaatttcattatcatcatatcagaccTTAGACCATCAAATTAATGGTTTAAGTATCAGACACTTGACGTCCACttcaggacatgggccttttgtatggactttcTAGACATATAATTTCGTCTTAGTTTGCACTTATAAGGTATCAGTGGTGGAACGTTGTTTGTGTGAAATAGAAACAGACATCccttcccgtaaaaatacggctatagtatatagcctgccttcctcaataaatgggctatctaacaccatttttcaaatcggtcccggtccagtaattcctgagattagcgcgttcaaacaaacacactcttcagctttttatatatatgagTAAAAATTAATGGTAATCATAAGcacaaatataatatacctagaACAATTATTTCACAACACAAAAATGATTaactttcatattattatattatacaatttatttctaatatacatttttaataaagtgTAGATCAGATTATTACTTTTCGTTTTGAGTAGTGGCAACACTAAATAGTCgccatcaaaatcaaaattgtcTTCGCCATTGCTACGTCCAATTTTGTTCCTATTCCTTTCGGACATTGGacatttctttgtatattaccttgttctttattatttttaagtgatTTTCGGACACACCGGATACTGTGTAATAAAACTCATGtgattaatattgatattgttGTGAGTAAAGACTTTAAAAAGTGCTCAATACGCTAAAATCGCGGCCAATGTCAGCAGGCGTGTCAGATCAGGTATTTCGCGTTTATGCTCATTTGTGCATTATTTACGTGTGATTATACGGTTATTTGGCGTGAATCTTACGCAGTTGTGTTTCTTGTTTCATGTTCGTCGGGCGTATAGCGGATGAAAGGGCAAGGGAACCAAGGTAAGAGTTGTTATAGTGACGTTGCAGGTGTTTTGTGAGTAGGAAGGACCTCGCACCGGTCGGCACTCGGCGCTCGGTTCACGCGTCCGGTATCGTGATGCCGTCGCCTCGAGAGCGTCATCGGATATTcactttctcatttatttatatacctactcacTAACAAACATACTCATCACTGTTTATCGCTTTTCAGAGAAACCACTTGTACTAGTAAATAAATCATGTTATTCATTACGTACTCAAACATACGTGTGCTGGTCGACATAGCATTCAAATGTCATctgttacatatttataatttattttataatttcctCAAGTAGCTTGCTATAGTTGTTTCTAGTCAGTGGTATTCTTAGATTGCATGTTgtagttttattaataattacataacATTGTAATCAATCTAtgaatcaatttaatttatataatagattaataataataataaatgtctaCCTATATTAACAAACTTGAATTGTTAAATTTGATTCTAAAACCTGACTAAAGTACCCAAATAAAGTttctacattttaaatttactcaTTATGAATGTATCATTTGTCCAAATGAATGTATCATTAGTCCAAAGTTAACTTTAGCTGATAGTGATCATTGTTCTAGTAATGCAATTTACAATCCTGTctgtattataaatgtgaaagtttgtgttgCTACTATGTGCAAAAGCTACTATAgaaattttgatgaaaatgtACAGTAACATAgcttataaataagtaaactttattataaaaatgtacatCTATTCAGCATTACATAATTCTTGagtaaaaatttttattatgctaCACAAGTTCCCATGTTATTATCTCcttacatatcatcatcatcatcactttatATTCATCTTCAAAATCTTGCTTCTGTTGTAGATAATTTTGCCAATGTTATCTTTATCTGCTGTGCACCACTAGGTTTCAATAAGAAAAGATAACTTTGTTTATGTTTTCTATGGGTTTCCTGATCAAAGTCTCTGTTAGACTATTATAGACTAAATAGAAAATCTATACTACAGTCAAACTTGATGtctactgtttaccaacaacaaattaaaaatgaggggataaatcactagtcatttcacacctaataataattataactaacttaatgaaataaaattaatgaaactaaatttgatttataagcttagaacaattaaatatggttaatgttatattttatataacattttataaacaaattttaaataagttatgaaaagaCATGCaatttctaccttcatttctaacttctttgttggtaaaaagTACTGATCAAGAAAGGCTGTTTGTCAATgatttcattaagtattttaaaccactacaatttaatgtattattttaaaatttataatatgtattattttaaagtaacgcctgcttctatttaaTGGCTTACAGTGACAAATGTACCAAAGGAGCAACAGTTAGAGAGTGGCGGGGACGAGTTGGCGGAGGTATCATGGCGTCACCAGCAGCAGCCGTCGTATGCACCACCCATTTCGTCAGCGGCCGACCCCTACAATGCGGCAGGTAGGTACATAACccttttttaaatctaatac harbors:
- the LOC112058460 gene encoding ribonuclease H2 subunit B — translated: MGTRSKKKALISDTKDSIIRKRVENSWILFIKESLLDNDNFRIVTLPHPAHGNPAKYVLDNLHHKMYEVVTFSEPYRSWFIDDTVKSDGSVMMVTPFNPLFLVLPRLREQCANRAIPLEDLLSEKGFDKILDFIPNLDAVADLKGPQDIKAYKYNEEKTLNWLENKIRKLAVVLREKNVHVTSGAVSATFVSSNVNNENIDDEFYLRYAHGMISDYIEQDIADLLEKKFDFKAEQIEYVGNKRKSDAEAEAVNKRVKLDLTLNEESENIKLNLNNTTTEIKKEKPLTAKEKARQKAASKTKTISSFFCKK
- the LOC112058461 gene encoding replication factor C subunit 4, with the translated sequence MQAFLKTGKISSADKPSSSGVKPSKKKPPAPWVEKYRPKTIDDIVDQGEVIQVLRECLAGGDLPHLLFYGPPGTGKTSAILAAARQLFGDITRDRVLELNASDERGIQVIRDKVKSFAQLTVSSTRPDGRPCPPYKLVILDEADSMTTAAQAALRRTMERETRTTRFCLICNYVSRIIPPITSRCSKFRFKPLARENVIKRLQDVCVAEGVDVGDGEVLHQAVDTCEGDMRRALTALQCCQRLLGKITSEGLIEVTGLVPDKLINEFLSIKNYNELEKYVENFLMEAYSASQLLEQLSATVVNSGHLTNKQKCVISEKVAVCSHRLLDGGAEVMQLTDLGCTIIMANNNP